The following proteins are co-located in the Myxococcus fulvus genome:
- a CDS encoding polysaccharide deacetylase family protein encodes MAKGFETMRGFAALLVLLTTSAFAAEPFAQGMVTITLDDGWATQYTKARPALNARGIPATYGIITQALAQGWGGYMSTAQVQTLIAEGNGIASHTLTHPDLTTLSPTELVAELRDSRDWLVGTLGQSAVPDFIIPYGAYDATVLASIRQYYASSRTVNAGRNFRDTIVYELRGNDVARGVSVATVRGWIDQALAEKSWLILVFHEFVDGTPTRDTQYKTSHFASILDYLRTRSALTVTLSQGLALMDGRTEPEPTAGMSIYSDALEGGFADWSWAEHSLDETTTVHSGSASIRFEPDTWAGLMLHHSGVDLSGYQALELWVHGGTTGGQGVRVVLHDGVNVLGSQRLDEALGGPLVAGEWRKVTLSLDALGASSGVMQDLYIQDDSGGDQAAVYLDSIALIPR; translated from the coding sequence ATGGCGAAGGGTTTCGAGACGATGCGAGGGTTTGCCGCGCTGCTGGTGCTGTTGACGACGTCCGCGTTCGCGGCCGAGCCCTTCGCGCAGGGAATGGTCACCATCACCCTGGATGACGGCTGGGCCACCCAGTACACCAAGGCGCGGCCCGCGCTGAATGCGCGAGGGATTCCCGCGACGTATGGAATCATCACCCAGGCGCTCGCCCAGGGCTGGGGTGGTTACATGAGCACCGCCCAAGTCCAGACGCTCATCGCCGAGGGCAATGGCATCGCCAGCCATACCCTCACGCACCCGGACCTCACCACGCTGTCACCCACCGAGCTCGTCGCCGAGCTGAGGGACTCCCGTGACTGGCTGGTGGGGACGCTGGGCCAGAGCGCGGTGCCGGACTTCATCATCCCCTATGGGGCCTACGACGCCACCGTGCTCGCCTCCATCCGGCAGTACTACGCCAGCAGTCGCACGGTGAACGCGGGCCGCAACTTCCGCGACACCATCGTGTACGAGCTGCGTGGCAATGACGTGGCGCGCGGCGTCTCCGTCGCCACGGTGCGCGGCTGGATTGACCAGGCCCTCGCTGAGAAGAGCTGGCTCATCCTCGTCTTCCACGAGTTCGTGGACGGAACGCCGACCCGCGACACGCAATACAAGACATCCCACTTCGCGAGCATCCTGGACTACCTCCGCACGCGGAGCGCGCTCACGGTGACGCTGTCGCAGGGGCTCGCGCTGATGGACGGCCGCACGGAGCCGGAGCCGACCGCGGGCATGAGCATCTACTCCGATGCCCTGGAGGGCGGCTTCGCGGATTGGAGCTGGGCGGAGCACTCGCTGGATGAGACGACCACGGTCCACTCCGGCTCGGCGTCCATCCGCTTCGAGCCCGACACGTGGGCGGGGTTGATGCTCCACCACTCGGGCGTGGACCTGTCTGGGTACCAGGCCCTGGAGTTGTGGGTCCATGGTGGAACCACGGGCGGTCAGGGGGTGCGCGTCGTGCTGCATGACGGCGTCAACGTGCTCGGGAGTCAGCGGTTGGACGAGGCGCTGGGCGGGCCACTGGTCGCGGGCGAGTGGCGCAAGGTCACGCTCTCGCTCGATGCGCTGGGGGCCTCGTCGGGCGTGATGCAGGACCTCTACATCCAGGATGACTCGGGAGGAGACCAGGCGGCGGTGTACCTGGACTCAATCGCTCTCATCCCCCGATGA
- a CDS encoding protein kinase domain-containing protein, translated as MPRPSTEPPSIEAPSRTLVGRYHILDKLGSGGMGVVYNAYDPDLHRRVAIKLLHPSANTVVRADGATRLLREAQAMARLSHPNVVSVYDAGTFAGRVFIAMELVDGVSLRHWLRATDHSWRDVLDLFRQAGKGLAAAHAAGLVHRDFKPANVLVSRDGRAQVTDFGLARNSADQEAAEEGRPTAPSQLALRREDLLESPLTEAGLVMGTPAYMPPEQHEDGRTDARGDQFSFCASLYEALYGQLPFEGKAASVYLRESLAGNVRPPPRGSRVPAWLLRAISRGLAPTPDARYPSMEALLAELSKDPSVIWRRRGIMAAGVLVLYGAIGVAWWVGNRRHAPCLEAGARLTGIWDASRRDALNKAFSATHKPQAPELLSRVTQSLDAFARDWTRMHLEACEATRVHGHQSDAVLSLRMACLERRRSTLDAVVGVLAQTDEASFATALDAAQRLPSIDDCANVDALRLGLPESSEQRQRVERLRAGLDRTTALVDAGRYEQANTELQALLVQSRSLGYRPVLAEALELEGRLGLVLGDEARAQKALREALLLAQATRHDEVAARAAARWVTTLSRSPELEEWGVAQARASIERAGSAPELEALLHTSLARNAFFRGQYAEAAEAFGRSAALREQAHGPEHLLTLESLRNQASALSRTDETERTSKLLHRVLDLTKVVMGPDHPQTALAANAVGYHLTLRRRFDEALPYLRQAITLEERAMGPDSATLSYPLNNLATALESLGRFAEARPLRERALALDLKTHGATHPETAADWALLAQLALSEGRTRDAVELARSSVNAYEAFQKNHPDQAAPLTTLGLAQLALGRTREARATLERALSLRATMPGLGEDLAATRFALARALGAAESSRARSLAQQALGFYEATPDLWTAEARRVRDWMSTGPVSRP; from the coding sequence GTGCCTCGCCCATCGACGGAGCCGCCGTCCATCGAGGCGCCCTCGCGGACGCTCGTCGGCCGCTATCACATCCTCGACAAGCTGGGCTCGGGCGGCATGGGCGTCGTCTACAACGCCTATGACCCGGACCTGCACCGCCGGGTCGCCATCAAGCTGCTCCACCCGAGCGCCAACACCGTGGTCCGCGCCGACGGCGCGACGCGCCTGCTGCGAGAGGCCCAGGCCATGGCCCGCCTCTCCCACCCCAACGTCGTCTCCGTCTACGACGCGGGCACCTTCGCCGGTCGCGTCTTCATCGCCATGGAGCTGGTCGACGGCGTGTCCCTGCGCCACTGGCTGCGCGCCACCGACCACTCCTGGCGCGACGTCCTCGACCTCTTCCGACAAGCCGGCAAGGGGCTCGCCGCCGCGCACGCCGCGGGCCTCGTCCACCGTGACTTCAAGCCCGCCAACGTGCTCGTCAGCCGCGATGGCCGCGCCCAGGTGACGGACTTCGGACTGGCTCGCAACAGCGCGGACCAGGAGGCCGCCGAGGAAGGGCGCCCCACCGCGCCCTCCCAGCTCGCCCTTCGACGCGAAGACCTCCTGGAGTCCCCGCTCACCGAGGCGGGCCTGGTCATGGGCACGCCCGCGTACATGCCGCCCGAGCAGCACGAGGACGGACGCACCGACGCGCGCGGAGACCAGTTCAGCTTCTGCGCCTCGCTCTACGAGGCCCTCTACGGGCAGCTCCCCTTCGAGGGCAAGGCCGCCAGCGTCTACCTGCGCGAGTCACTCGCCGGCAACGTGCGCCCACCTCCGCGAGGCAGCCGCGTCCCCGCGTGGTTGCTGCGCGCCATCAGCCGGGGACTCGCGCCCACCCCCGACGCCCGCTACCCCTCCATGGAGGCCCTGCTCGCGGAGCTGAGCAAGGACCCGTCCGTCATCTGGCGACGCCGGGGCATCATGGCCGCCGGCGTGCTCGTGCTCTACGGCGCCATCGGCGTCGCGTGGTGGGTGGGCAATCGCCGTCACGCACCTTGTCTGGAGGCCGGGGCGCGATTGACGGGCATCTGGGACGCCTCGCGCAGGGACGCGCTGAACAAGGCCTTCTCCGCCACCCACAAGCCCCAGGCCCCCGAGCTGTTGTCCCGCGTGACGCAGAGCCTGGATGCCTTCGCCCGCGATTGGACGCGCATGCACCTGGAGGCCTGCGAGGCCACCCGCGTGCACGGCCATCAATCCGACGCGGTGCTGTCGCTGCGCATGGCCTGCCTGGAGCGGCGCCGCTCGACGCTCGACGCCGTGGTGGGCGTGCTCGCGCAGACGGACGAAGCCTCCTTCGCCACCGCGCTCGACGCCGCCCAGCGGCTGCCCTCCATCGACGACTGCGCGAACGTGGACGCCCTGCGCCTGGGCCTCCCCGAGTCGAGCGAGCAACGCCAGCGCGTGGAGCGCCTCCGCGCCGGACTGGACCGCACCACCGCCCTGGTGGACGCGGGCCGCTACGAGCAGGCCAACACGGAGCTCCAGGCGCTGCTCGTCCAGTCCCGCTCGCTCGGCTACCGCCCCGTGCTCGCGGAGGCCCTGGAGCTGGAAGGACGCCTGGGCCTGGTGCTCGGAGACGAAGCGCGCGCGCAGAAGGCGCTGCGAGAGGCCCTGCTCCTCGCGCAGGCCACGCGCCATGACGAGGTCGCCGCGCGCGCCGCCGCCCGCTGGGTCACCACCCTCTCACGCTCTCCCGAGCTCGAGGAGTGGGGCGTCGCGCAGGCCCGCGCCAGCATCGAGCGCGCGGGAAGCGCCCCGGAGCTGGAGGCCCTGCTCCACACGAGCCTCGCGCGCAACGCGTTCTTCCGCGGCCAGTACGCCGAGGCCGCGGAGGCCTTCGGACGCTCGGCGGCCCTGCGCGAACAAGCGCACGGCCCCGAGCACCTGCTCACGCTCGAGTCCCTGCGCAATCAAGCCTCCGCCCTCTCCCGCACCGACGAGACGGAGCGCACCTCGAAGCTGCTCCACCGCGTGCTCGACCTCACGAAGGTGGTGATGGGGCCCGACCATCCCCAGACGGCCCTGGCCGCCAACGCCGTCGGCTATCACCTGACGCTCCGCCGCCGCTTCGACGAGGCCCTGCCCTACCTGCGCCAGGCCATCACGCTGGAAGAGCGCGCCATGGGTCCCGACAGCGCGACGCTCAGCTATCCCCTCAACAATCTCGCCACCGCATTGGAATCACTCGGGCGCTTCGCGGAGGCACGTCCGCTGCGGGAGCGCGCCCTCGCGCTGGACCTGAAGACCCACGGCGCCACGCATCCGGAGACCGCGGCCGACTGGGCGCTCCTGGCCCAGCTCGCGTTGAGCGAGGGACGCACGCGCGACGCGGTGGAGCTGGCCCGCAGCAGCGTGAACGCCTACGAGGCCTTCCAGAAGAACCACCCCGACCAGGCCGCGCCGCTGACCACGCTCGGCCTGGCGCAGCTCGCGCTGGGACGCACCCGCGAGGCCCGCGCCACGCTGGAGCGAGCCCTCTCCCTGCGGGCCACCATGCCGGGCCTCGGAGAGGACCTGGCCGCCACCCGCTTCGCTCTCGCCCGCGCCCTCGGCGCCGCCGAGTCCTCCCGCGCGCGCTCGCTCGCCCAGCAGGCCCTGGGCTTCTACGAGGCCACGCCGGACCTCTGGACCGCCGAGGCCCGCCGCGTCCGGGACTGGATGAGCACCGGCCCTGTGTCACGTCCCTGA